The DNA window GAGCAATCTGGTGTCTATCAAACCGTTAAAGCGGTTCTGGATGCAACAGGGCTGGATTACGAGCTTATTTCACTCAGAGGAAAAAAAATAGGTGGTTGCATAGCCTGCCTGAAATGTGCCGAAGACAACGTATGTAAGGTTAAGGATGATATGGAGGAATTGAGAGAGAAAATCGTGGAGGCGGATGCCTACGTAATCGGCGCGCCCAACTACTATTCGGGAATTAATGCCCTTACCCGGGCCTTTCTGGAGCGATGGTTTCAATTCAGGCATCGTGAGGGCAATCTGCTTTGGGGTAAACGGGCCGTTGCCGTCGGAATAGGAGGTACATCGGGAGTTCCTCCGGCCGAAGAAATAGAAATGTACATGATGTACAACTTCATAAAACCCGTTGCCAGGGTTACAGGACAAGGAGCCGCTTCCTGCTACTCTTGTGGTTTCGGTCACGAGTGCAAGGTTGGAATACCTTACATGCTCTACGGCGATGAAGCAAAAAATAAAGTTCTGCAGGAGCTCGCACCGGACGTCAGGAAAGACCGGGAGTTAATGAACTCTGCCAGGCGGGCAGGTGAGTTACTGGCCCGGGACCTGGCTGAATGTTCAAGAGAAGAGGTTACCCGGGAGATGCAGAAGTTGCTTTTTGAAAAGATGAAAGAATCGGTTTGAGGGAGGGAGAAAGATGTCCTTTGTAGCTGCAGCGATTGCCAGAGACGGCGCCGTTGTTGTGACCGATGGGAGAGCCATGGGCTGGAGTCCCGATGGGTCAGTTGTCAATGTTCAGGTCGATAGGATTATTCCTGTTGGGAAAAATGCTCTTATTGCCGCGGGAGGCGCGCCCGAGGCCGTGGAAATGGCCAAAAAAGCAGCCGCCTTCATTCATGATGAGGGTCTCGAGGAGCTTAACCGGATTTTTCATGCTCTGGTTGCCTTTCTGGCCGGTGAGTATGAAGCTTTTATGAGGAAGAAATGTCAGGTGGTGCCCGTTGATCCAACTCATTACATTCATTTTTTGCTTGTAGGATATGACGCTCCGGAAGATGCTTTCAAGATGTTTCTGATATGGAACAAGAAAAAATTGCCCAGCCTTGACGGAGAGCAGGTAGGCCCTGTTTTCTCGGTACCGAGAATTATGAGTCTGGAAGTGACCCTGATGCAGATGGTGAAAGAAGGGGCGGGAGTCGGAGAGCTGGTGAAGGAGATTGAGAAGAGGATTTCCTCCGTTGAAAAGATAAGCGATGACATAGGCCCGCCCTGGAAGTTCATGCTGATCGACCGTGAGGGTATTAAAAGAGCATAAAGGAGAAACAAAGGAGAAACAACGGTGCGGGAGTTGGCGGCCCACGTAGCCGCTAGCTCCGGTGACGAGCACCAATCCGGCGATGCCGTCGGCGGATCGGCTATAACCGATAGGCTACTGAACGTCGGGCTTTCAATCCGGTTGCCCCGCTCGAATCCTTGGCACAATGTGGGCACGCAACCACTCCGTAAACGCTTCTCGCCTCATTTCACCCGAGGCCACCTGCACGATCACCTGCTCCTGCTCATCAACCGAAGCTTCTATCTCGTAGCCGTTCAGCCCTAGAAATGTTTCCATGGCTGCATTGCCGATGCGTTTATTGCCGTCCCGGATTGCTCCATAACCCGATGATACAATCGAGGACCTCATGGAGAGTTAGGTAGCGCATCACCCTTCAGCCTTACGTCAGCCTTCGATTAAGTTCGGCATTCTTGGTAAGCACATACTCCATAGCCTGCTGAAAGTCTTCATCCGGGCGGGTGAGCAATTCTTCGAGGCTCATCCGTAGTAACTCCTCGGGACTGACCTGATAACGCCTGGCCTTCTCATTGGAATTATGTCCACTTCTCTGCCGTGAGGGTAATCGTCAGTGCAACCATCTTCTCTCCTCTTGCCTTACCGTCACGAACCCGTTACTTTGCGCTATTTGCCCGATCTTTAGATTTTAAAACTGGGTAATATCTATCACAGAATGACGGTATAAAAACGGCATAAAGGAGAAACACCGCAGGTCGGGTTCAAACCCGAAGCCTGCGGTGTATAGGTCTAATCGGGAAATTTGATCGTGAGTTTTTCTTTTCCGTTGTCTTTCTTGAGCTTAATGATCACTTCTGTACTGCTGTCACGAATGCCCACCGCAAGAGGTAGCTTTCCTTTCGGGGTTTCAATGTGGGTAATCTGTCTTATTATCTCGACCGCTTTTTTCCCAACTTCTGAAGGCGGTGAAGGAAGAGTAGCCTTGCGATACTGGACCTTAGCGTTGACGGAACCGTCTTCTTCAAGGGTCAGGGAAATTTTTTCGGCTCCTTCGGTTATTCCATGGAGTATGGCAAGGGCAAGCCATTTTATTGCCGATTCTTCTACGTCTTCTGATGCCGATTTTTCCATGGCCGACATTTCTTTTAGTGGATCTGTAGATGCGTAGCAATCACACATTTCCTGCACTTTTAAATGTAAACTTCTCCTGTCTTTCATGGCTTTCCCCTTTTTCGATACTTCTTCTTATGTCAGACCCAGGTTCTTTTTCAATTGCTCAATCTGCGTGCCCAGATGAATACATTCCCGCCCTTCCTGACAGGCCCTGATGTCTTCTTCGTCCAGAAAGGTCTTCAGCGTATGACCCTCTTTGGAAAGCGTTACCGCCCAGGCCTTTGCCTGATCATCGTACTGAGCCGATACCTCTATGCCACACCTTCCGATGTCGGGATAAATCTCCCTGATCTTTTGACATATCACCGTAGAGTCTATGCCGGTTGTACAATGTGCGCAGGTCATGGTTCCCTCCTTTGTCCGAAGTTTTTATTTTTTAAAAACAATAATCATCATTGTTTCCTGAATCAAATCAATCCTGCTGAAATGTGTTTCTTCCTGATTAGTTCCGCCAGCCTGGAGATCTCATCCCTGTGACCGGCTTTTGGTTTTCCCTGAACGAGAATGGGATCAAAAAACTCGGCTCTCATATTACTCAAGAGGGCTCTGAGAGTCTCAACCGTTTTCCCTCCCCAGCCGTAAGACCCGATGATTCCGATAAATCGGGTTGGAGGCCTCAGGGCGTTTGCAACAACAGCAGCATAAGCGGCGAGAGGATGAGGGCCTGCAAGCATCGTGGGTGTCCCTATAATGACCGTGGCCGCATCAAGAAGAGCCATTGCCAGCCTGCCCGGATCGGACACGGTTAGGTTAAACTGCTCAACGGGGATATTTCGAGAAACCAGCTCCTCTGTAAGCCAATCCACCAGCATTCTTGTGCTTTCGTGCATCGTAACAAAAGGAATAATAACCAGATTCTTGACATTTCCGGAGGACCACCCGGCGTAAGCATCTAAAATCCCTCTTGGATTTACATGAACAGGCCCATGACTTGGAGCGATAAGTCTTATGTTCAGCGAAGCAAGCTTTTGCAGATTTTTCTGAATGATATGCCTGAAAGGCATCATGATTTCGGCGAAGTATCTTTTTGCCGCTTCCAGGACTGAATGGTTACCATCTTGCATAATATCTGTGGTTGCCAGGTGAGATCCGAAGAAATCGCAGCTGAAAAGGATGCCTTCTTCTTCAAGGAACGTAACCATGGTTTCAGGCCAGTGAACCCAGGGAGTGTAAATAAAGTGAAGGGTTTTGTTTCCGAGGGACAGGCTTTCTCCATCTGCAACCACGCGGATTCTACCCGCGGGGATGTCGAGGAGATCCAGAAGCATCTCCCTGGCTTTCTCGGAGCACAATAGTTGACATTCAGGATACCGGTCCATGATGACAGGCAGACTTCCCGAGTGATCCTGTTCCGCATGGTGAGAGATCACATAATCGATGTGGGGAATATCTTCCAGATTGTTGATCAGTATTTCGGTTTTAGAGGGATCCACCGTATCTATAAGGGCCGTTTTGTGGGAGCCCTTTACGAGGTAAGCGTTATAGCTGGTACCGTCAGGCAGCGGTATTAAGCTGTCGAAAAGGCGCCTGTCCTGATCCAGAGCTCCTACCCAGAAAACTCCGCTGGCAATCTGATAATGCATGAGAGCCTCCTCATTAATCTCTGTACTTCTCGGACATCTCATGGGCGACCCTGTGTAATCTTTCATGGACACCCTGACCTATTTCCTCGTGCTCAACTCTCTCAAATTCCCGGACAAGCCTATCCTGCTCCAGATCCGGAAGGAGAGAACGGGCCGTTAAAAAGAGATCTTCATCTTCCGCAGCTATGTGTCCCCTGAGAAAATCACCGTACTCTTTTGCGGATTTACAAAACCCTTCGAGGGCGGCCTGGTTTCCTTTTTTCATTTCCTCCAGAGCGTTCTTCATTTGGGCTACCAGCTTCCTGCCCTTAACGTGCTGATCCGAAAGCTCCTTTACGGCAAGTTTCACCTCTTCCGTTCCGTGAACTTCCAGAGCGGGGAATAACAGAGCCCCTTCTTTGCCGTGATGGCAGCGGTCAGCAAACTCTTTGAAAAAGGCGATAATCTTTTCCATATCCTCCAGGAACTCGTCATCTATTGGCCTGCCGGTACTGCATATGCGGTCCAGCACCGACAGCATGCCCAGTATGACCTGATGTTCCCGTTCCAGAATATCAAGAGCCTTTTGTTTTTCACGAGAAAACATGGCTATTCCTCCCACCCGATACATTCTTCGGGACATGAGGCGATGGCCTCTTCAATGCAGTCTTCATCCCCACCTTCGGGTTTTACGAGGCGGGCCTTCTCGTTTTCTTCGTCCATTTCAAATACTTCCGGACAGAGTTCTGCACAGGTGCCACAACCCACGCAGCAGTCTTCATCAAGGTAAAGGCGTCTTGACATGGTTTTGCCTCCTTTCGGGTTATTTGGAAGCCGGCTGCGGGGCCGGCTTCTTTCTCATTAGATTCCGAGTTTCTTTCTGTTACTTTCAATGTGACCGAGCAGGGCTTCGGCTGCCTGGACGGGATCGGGGTTTACGTTTAATAATCCCCCGGTGACCTCGCGAAGATCCTCCGTGAGCAGTTTAACGAGATTGGGAGCTCCCGTTACCGGTGGAACCGGATTCACGTAGGTATAGAGACCGAAGGCCAGGGCGAAGATTGCGTCGATAGTTGCCTTCTGCTCCATGTATTCAGGCGCAACGGCTACAACGGGAAGATCGGGTATCGGAACGCCGCCCAGAGCTTCTGAGACGGTAAAGAGCAGATCTGCACAGCGTCCCGTGTCGGTGCAGGTCCCGTAACTCAGAACCGGCGGAATACCCAGGGCTTCGCACACCTTCTTAAGTCCGGGGCCTGCCAGCTCTCTGGCTTCCGGCAGGCACAGGCCTGCAACCTGAAGGGCGGCATTTCCACATCCCATGGACAGAACAAGAATGTCTCTTGCAATAAGCTCCCGGGCCATTCTGACACTGTGTACATCCTGTCCGGTATCCCGTAGGGTAGTACAGGAAACGAATCCCGCAACTCCTCGTATTGAGCCTTCTTTGATAGCCCCTAAAAGGGGATCCAGGCTGCCTCCAAGGGCATCAAGGATGCTTTCGGTCGAAAATCCTACGACGGCTTCACCCATCCTGAGGCCCGTGACGGGACTTACCTTTCTTCTTCTTTCCGGGAAATTCTCTATGGCCATCTCAAGCAGGCGTTCAGCCTGTTGCTCAACCTCTTCGGGTATATAATCGATTCGATCCGATACCCCTTCGAAGGCAACAAGGTCGCTTACCGGCACAAGCTTGAAGTGATATTTTTCTGCATAGATGGGATCTACGGGAAGTGAACAGTTCATATCGCAGGCGAAGAGATCAATGCAGCCGCTCGCCAGCAAAGGTTCCTGCATGATCCAGTTTCCGGTAAAGCCGTAAAATACGTCATCCATTGCCCATCGCTGTATCATCTCCTGCCCGGTTTCTATGCTGGCTATAACCCGGATACCCCTGGCTCCCGCTTTTTTCGCTTTCTCCTGCCACTCGGGTTTCCGGGCAGCCTGGACGAGGGCGAATCCTATAAATGGTTCATGGCCGTTAGGTACGACGTTAACGTAATCAGGATCTAAAACGCCCAGATCAACCCGCATGCGGTGAGGCCTGGGAATACCGAACAGAATGTCCTGACAGTATTCGTTTACAATCTGACTCTGGTAAGCCATGGCTATAGACATTCTCATGGCTTTAAGGGCCAGGCTTGCAAAATATCCGTCCACGTTGGTCAGACAGGAGCTTGTTACACGGAGCATCTCGGCATATATACCACCGGGGAAGATGCCCAGATCTTTCCAGACCTTCTGGCGTTCCCGGGGGGCAAGTTGCGACACGATAAGGCTTGGCTCATGAGAAGGCCGCTGAAAGTCGGTCTGGACGAAGTCACAGAGCCTGAGCGCTACCTCGGCATCTGATCCGTTTGTGTTTATACCCAGTCTGGTGGCAAATGTTCGAAGTTTAGAAGGTTCTGATATGGAAAAGGGCGTCTTTCCCAGGGCGGTGGCTTTCAGTGTTCTTACGGTCTGCTCCGTGTGGTAATGATAGGTAGAGGCGCCCATGACGTTTCTTAGAGCCATCATACGCATTGCCATACCATCGGCGGTTATTCCGCATACTCCCCGTTTATCTTTGGCAGCATCGGCACGACATGGGCCGTTAGAACAAAGATCACAGCGCACTCCTGCCATACAGAAAGGACATCTCTTGTCCGGGTTGTCTCCAAGACCCTGAGAAACATATCGATCCCAGAGATTGGTGATCCCGTCACTGCGCAGGCGCTCGACCATTTTTCGTACACTATCATGATAGGATACCCTGGTTCCCTCCATTTTGCTTACCTCCTTTTTTGCGTGAATGTTCTATCACATTAGAATTTAAAGTGAGCACCGGGTCAAGTCCTTATAGAAAGCGTTGATTATTCAGAAGTAACCTTGACCTTTTCCGAATTATTGTTAAAAAGTGATTAGCGATCTGGAAAATATAATCCGAACATGTGAATTTTTGGTCACCAGGAGGGTGTGAAAATGCCTTTTGTGAGCTTTGCTTTTTTTATTTTCTTGTCCGGCTGCATGATGCACGGTATGGCCGGTGATGGTATGCCGGAGCCGAAGGGCCCTGAATTTTGGAAATACATAGTTGAGGAAAATCCCTATCGAACATGGAATTTTTTCCCGGGGAAGGAGGGTCTTTACAGGGGCACGAGTCCTCATGGGGCTTTTTTGAAAGTATATGTCAACGATCTGGCCTACAGGGCTGCTCTTGAAGGCAAACCCATGCCTTATGGGGCCATAATAGTTAAGGAGAACTATGCCGAGGATAAAAAAACACTTATGGCCGTAACCCCGATGTACAGGGTTAAAGGTTTTAATCCGGACGGGGGCGACTGGTTTTGGGCAAAGTACGGGCCCAACGGTGAGATAATGGCTGCCGGCAGGATGGAGGGATGCATAAAATGTCACGGGGTACACAGGAATGCCGACTGGAGATTTTTGCATGTTGCAAAGTGAGCAGCGGAGCAGTCGGGAATGGAAGGATTGATTAAGTTGAAGGCCTGGCTCTCACTGCCTTTGTTCGGCGTGGGCATTTTTAACATGCTCGTTATCTTTGAGGTTTTAGGGAGGCAGAACAAAACCTCAAATCCTCAGGTGCTGAGAAAACTCCACAAAACTGTTGGGTGGATGGGATTTCTCTGGATGTTATTTATCTCCCTGCTTTGTGTATATCTTATTAAACAAACCTCTGGTGCGATGACTCCCCGGGGAGCCGTTCATGCTCTTACGGCTTTAATCCTGCTTTTTCTGATGATGGTGAAAATTTTAATAGTAAGGAGTTACAGAAAACTGTATTCATTTGTTCCGGGCCTTGGTATGGTTATTTTTGCATCTCTAATGACCACTCTTGTCCTTTCGTCGGGTACGTATTTTCTGGCTCATAGTGGCAGTGGTCATGTGCACGCCGATTCGCAGAAAAGGGATCTGGTAAAGAAAGGTCAATCCATCTTCAATTCCCTGTGTGCCGGATGTCACTATTCGGATAGCTCGGATCGGAAAATCGGTCCCGGTCTTAAAGGGCTTTCCCGGCTTAATAACCTTCCTTTAAGCGGTAGGCCGGTGACCCGTGAAAACCTTCTGGATCAGCTGAACAACCCCTACGGTACGATGCCGTCTTTTCAAGGCCTTTCTGAAGAACACAAAAAAGCCATAATAGAATTCCTGTTGACTCTGTGAGACCTTCCTTTCGATTTGACAGGACTTCCATAAGTTGGTAACGTGAATAAGACTTCACAGGGGATTGGAGGGTCTGAAGCGGACAGGCGCAGAGAATTCATAGAAGCGGCTTTACGTATTGTGCAGTCTGAGGGTTTGAGCAGCCTGAGTATCAGCCGGTTGGCTTCGGAAGTCGGGGTGGTTCCTTCTGCACTATACCGGCATTTCAGAAGCAAGGAAGAGTTGCTGGACGCTATTCTCGGCTTCGTAAGAGAAAATTTAAGAGAGCATTTTGAGGATGCCGTTGGTCATCATTTTTCGGCTCTGTCTGCACTGGATGAACTGTTGAACAGGCATGTGAATATGATCAAAGCTCATGGTGCAATCCCCCGGGTTCTCTTTTCTGAAGAAATTGTTGGTGATAGCAGAGCGCGCAGGAAAGTGCTGGGCGAGATAATTCGGGAACATGTTGGAAGAATTGCAGGGCTTGTTAAACGAGGTCAGGATGAAGGTGAGATCAGGAAGGATCTCGATCCTGAAGCGGTGGCGCTTATGTTTCTCGGAATAGTCCAGCCTGCGGCTATTCTATGGCACACAAGCGAAGGAGAGTTCGACTTTACGGAGTACGCCAAACAGGCATGGCGAGTATTTAGAGAATCTGTAACGGTCTGATTTTTTTACCTGAAGGGAAGTAAAAAGGTAATCCGATGAGCCGGAAAGTTAAGGCAATGTTGCTTGTGGCCCTGGGTATCTTCCTCGGTTTTCCGCTGTTTTCCATGACCTATTACACGATGGTCCGAACATCTACTCCAGGCTTTTGTGCAAGCTGTCATGAAATCCAGCCTGCCTATAACGCCTGGAAGACGTCCACTCACGTGAACAACGGTCAGGGTGTTGTTGCGGACTGCATGGACTGTCATTTGCCTGCGCCCCACGACACCGTGGAATTCTTTTACGCAAAGACCTTACACGGTGCCAAGGATATATTTGTTCACTTCGTAAAAGGCTCCGATTCTTATAGCCGTGAAAAATCAAGAAATCGGGCCTATGAGACCATAAAAAACGACCAGTGTTTAAAATGTCATCGCAATATCCTCTACATGCCCCATAAGCGGGGAGCCATGCTTGCCCATCGAAGTGTTATTTACCCTCGTAAAGGCTATGAAAAGAAGTGTTTCGACTGTCATAAAAACTTGGTTCATTTAGATAGGTCTCAATTTGTTTACAGGTTTTAAACCCCGGAGGGAAATATGAAAAAGGACGGAACTCCGGTCGTTCCCTTGACAGATCTGGTTGATTATCAAGAGGGTTCTATTGTAAGCCGGGCAATCGTTCAGAAAAAGTCCGGTACCGTGACGGTTTTTGCCTTTGACGAAGGGCAGGGTTTAAGCGAGCATACTGCACCTTTTGATGCTCTTGTTTTTGTTGTAGACGGCGAAGCTGAGATAACTTTATCGGACACTGTTCACAGGGTTAACTCCGGGGAAATGATGATGCTCCCCGCAGGGGAACCCCATTCGGTCAGGGCGGTTAAACCCTTTAAGATGTTATTGGTTATGGTTCGTGAATAACCGGGGAGGGAATGGCATGAGTGGGATAAGGGCCTTGGGTATGGTGTCTTTTTGCCTTTTCTTACTTTGCGCAATCCCGTCGTTTTCTGAAACGGGGATAAATACCCCTAAAGTCAAGGAATTTCGAATAGAACGCAGTATCCCGCCTGAGGGTATTGCCTGTATTGAGTGTCACAGGCGGGAGAGCCCCGGGATTTTTGCAGATTGGGCTAACAGCAGGCATGCCAGCGCTGCTATAACCTGTATAGATTGTCACAGGGCTGAGGAGTTTGATCCCGATGTCAGCGTGGATCATTACAAACAGTATGAAAGAAACGATACCCCTTATGGGCGCAAGGAATATCGGGTTCCCGTTTCGGCCGTCGTAACCCCTAAGGATTGTTCGCGATGCCATCCTGATGAGGTAACCCAGTATTCGAGAAGCAAACACGCAAACACGATTGAAATAATATGGAAAATTGACCCATGGCTTAAATTGGGGATGAACAGCGACGTTGAAAGGCAGTCTGGTTGTTTCCACTGCCACGGGTCGGTGCTGAGGATGAAGGATGGAAGACTTGATCCCGCTACCTGGCCGAACGTCGGCGTGGGGCGTGTAAATCTCGACGGCAGTCGTGGAAGTTGCACGAGCTGTCATACCAGGCATAGATTCTCCGTGATGGAAGCGAGAAAGCCGGAGGCCTGCGGGCAGTGCCATCTCGGACCGGATCATCCCCAGATCGAGATCTACATGGAATCCAAGCACGGGGACATATACACCGCCTTTGGAGACGGTTATAATTGGGATGCTGCTCCGGGAACCTGGACTCCGGGAGTGGATTTCAGGGGACCAACCTGTGCATCCTGTCACATCTCCGGTGCAGGTACCGTTCTCACCTCCCATGACGTAACGGAACGGCTCTCCTGGGAGACCCAGGCTCCTCTCACGGTGCGTCCTTCGGAATTCCAGGCCTTTCCGGCAAAGACCAACTGGGAGGTGGAGCGGCAGAAGATGCAGGCTATATGCATGCAGTGTCATGGGAAAACATGGGTGGAAGATCATTACGCGAAGATGGATGCGGTAATTCGGGAATACAACGAGGTTTATTTTAAACCTGCCAAAGAGATGCTGGACAGACTGTATGAGAAGGGACTGCTGGACAAGACGAAGTTTTTCGACGAGAGGCTTGAGGTTGAGTTCTATGAGCTATGGCATCATGAAGGCAGGAGAGCCCGAATGGGAGCAGCCATGATGGCCCCCGATTATGCCTGGTGGCACGGCTTTTATGAGTGCAAGAAGCGCTACAATGCTTTTATGGAAGAGGCCAGGCATCTTCTGGAGACGGGGAAGAAGGCTTATAGAGCTCCCGACTATCCCAATGCCACGGGAAGTACCGAGCGGCCTCCAGAGGTCTTCGGAAAGGCCGAGAAATAACGGAGAGAACCGAGGCGATTGCCGGCTCTGTCCGGTAATGGCCTGCTGCAACGTCCCATCGGTTTAGAAGGGTCTTGAACCCGAAGAGGGAAAAAGCCGCCCTGGATTTGGCGGTAATGTTATGTTTTTTCGATTTTAATTATTCGTCGCCGTATTTTTCAATACTCCAGGGGAATAGCGTTCTGGCTTTCTGAAGTGCTATCTCTTCTACCTCGCCGAACCAGATGTTAAAGGAATCCAGTAAGTTCCGGCCAAATTCGGTGAGTTCGTATCCATCCCTCCTGGTGCCGCTTCGTTTTATGAGTCTGGCATCTATGACATCTTCGGTTTTCTTAACCTTTCCCCAGGCGGCTCTATAGGACATACCCAGGTCTTCTGCTGCCCTTTTAAGTGAACCGTGGACGGCAATCCTGGCCAGTAGTTGTGCCCGGCCCAGACCGAAAATCTGGCCTTCTTCGGCTTCCAGCCACAGATGGATCCTCATACGAACTTTCAACGGCTTTTTTGTTTGGGCATGTGTTGTATCATGATGGCAATCTCTATTGCCCCTTGCCATTGTTAAGGCTCCATTGAGGGTCTTTATGCAGTTTTCTTTAGTTATGCTCAAAGCGACATAAACACGTAGCATTTGCTTTGAACTTCGTCAATTCCAAAGCTTTCCTAGATTTTTGTTGACTTCCTCCAGATGCCTTGATATATGCTTAAAATGACATATAACGCAGTAAGACATTTCAAGTGTCATAAAGTAACTAATAATTATTGGAGGGATGGGAATGAGATCTCTTAAGGCGTTGATAATGGTGATGGTATTTTACACAGCGCTTCTGGGGGTAATCATTCATTACTCTTGGGCGGGTGAAAAGCTACAGGGTCGGGTCATTATTTTTCATGCGGGTAGTCTTTCTGTTCCCTTCGAAGCTATGGAGAGGGCCTTCGAAGAAGCCCACCCCGAAATTGACATAGTCCGTGAAGCCAGCGGCAGTGTGGAGGCTGCAAGAAAGATTTCGGAGTTGCATAAGCCATGCGATATTATGGCTTCAGCTGATTATGAAGTAATTGACAAGATTCTTATTCCTCTATATGCAGATTGGAATATCCGCTTTGCCTCGAATCAGCTTGTTCTGTGCTATACCAAGAAAAGTCGCTACGCAACTCAAATAAATGCCCGGAACTGGTATCAGATCCTTCAGCGTAAAGATGTTGTATGGGGACATTCTGACCCTAATTTGGACCCCTGCGGTTATCGGGCTCTGATGGTGATGCAACTCGCTGAAAAGTATTATAGGCTTCCGGGACTGTATAACAAACTTCTTTCCAATCGGCCTCAGATTCGACCAAAATCCGTCGAACTTGTAAGTCTCCTTCAGACAGGCAACATGGATTATGCTTGGGAGTACCTGTCTGTGGCCGTTCAACATGGCTTAAAGTATGTTACTCTACCTGACCAGATCAACTTAGGTAATTATGCTTATGATCCCTTTTATGCTCAGGCTGTGGTTCGGGTTGCAGGTGAAAAGCCGGGCTCTTTCATTGAAATGAAAGGGAAATCTTGTACCTATGGAATTACGCTTCTGAGATCCGCCCCCAACCGAAAAGCTGCTATCGCTTTTTTGGCCTATATGCTGGATCCAAAGGGTGGTTTAAAAATTCTGAAAGCAATGGGACAACCTCCTCTTATACCTTGTAAGGTTTCATCTCAGGATGTGAAGGACAAACTACCCGAGGTCCTTAGAGCCCTCGTGGATGTGGATCGGTAATTGGTCGGATGTTCCATGATTCCTAAGGGGCTTTTTTACCGAATAAATTTATATTGTGGGTGCGTTGTCTTGGTTTGTATTTTTCTACCTTTGCTTGAGCTGGTCACATCGTCATCGGCTGATGTTTTGCTTAAAACAGTAAAAGATAGGGATGTCATTAACTCAATCCGATTGAGTTTAATTGCTTCAGGGATTTCGGCGTTTATTGTCTTTGTTTTCGGAACGCCTCTGGCTTACCTGATGGCCAGGTTTAATTTCCTGGGTAAGAGATTGGTGGAGGCCGTGATAGATCTTCCCGTGGTGATCCCACATCCAGTAGTGGGAATTGCCGTATTGGGGGTAGTCGGTAGGGATCATATTATAGGGAAAATTCTGCTAGACGCAGGAATTAGAATAATGGGTAGTGTTACCGGTATAGTTATAGTACTTACTTTCGTCAGTTTTCCCTTTTACATAAACACGGTAAGAGACGGATTTGAAGCAGTTTCTCCAAGGCTAGAGAATGTGTCGAGAAGCCTAGGGGCTTCCATGGCAAGCACGTTTTTGCGAGTCACGCTCCCTTTAAGCTGGCGTAGCGTTGTTGCGGGATTAATCATGAGCGGTGCCAGGGCTATTAGCGAATTCGGTGCGGTGGTTGTTATAGCCTATCATCCGGTTACAGCCCCCGTGTTGATATACGAACGTTTCGAAAGTTATGGTCTTAGGTATTCTCAGCCTGTGGCAGTGTTACTTGT is part of the Thermodesulforhabdus norvegica genome and encodes:
- a CDS encoding hemerythrin domain-containing protein — encoded protein: MSRRMYRVGGIAMFSREKQKALDILEREHQVILGMLSVLDRICSTGRPIDDEFLEDMEKIIAFFKEFADRCHHGKEGALLFPALEVHGTEEVKLAVKELSDQHVKGRKLVAQMKNALEEMKKGNQAALEGFCKSAKEYGDFLRGHIAAEDEDLFLTARSLLPDLEQDRLVREFERVEHEEIGQGVHERLHRVAHEMSEKYRD
- a CDS encoding c-type cytochrome, whose protein sequence is MEGLIKLKAWLSLPLFGVGIFNMLVIFEVLGRQNKTSNPQVLRKLHKTVGWMGFLWMLFISLLCVYLIKQTSGAMTPRGAVHALTALILLFLMMVKILIVRSYRKLYSFVPGLGMVIFASLMTTLVLSSGTYFLAHSGSGHVHADSQKRDLVKKGQSIFNSLCAGCHYSDSSDRKIGPGLKGLSRLNNLPLSGRPVTRENLLDQLNNPYGTMPSFQGLSEEHKKAIIEFLLTL
- a CDS encoding FprA family A-type flavoprotein — protein: MHYQIASGVFWVGALDQDRRLFDSLIPLPDGTSYNAYLVKGSHKTALIDTVDPSKTEILINNLEDIPHIDYVISHHAEQDHSGSLPVIMDRYPECQLLCSEKAREMLLDLLDIPAGRIRVVADGESLSLGNKTLHFIYTPWVHWPETMVTFLEEEGILFSCDFFGSHLATTDIMQDGNHSVLEAAKRYFAEIMMPFRHIIQKNLQKLASLNIRLIAPSHGPVHVNPRGILDAYAGWSSGNVKNLVIIPFVTMHESTRMLVDWLTEELVSRNIPVEQFNLTVSDPGRLAMALLDAATVIIGTPTMLAGPHPLAAYAAVVANALRPPTRFIGIIGSYGWGGKTVETLRALLSNMRAEFFDPILVQGKPKAGHRDEISRLAELIRKKHISAGLI
- a CDS encoding cytochrome P460 family protein, encoding MPFVSFAFFIFLSGCMMHGMAGDGMPEPKGPEFWKYIVEENPYRTWNFFPGKEGLYRGTSPHGAFLKVYVNDLAYRAALEGKPMPYGAIIVKENYAEDKKTLMAVTPMYRVKGFNPDGGDWFWAKYGPNGEIMAAGRMEGCIKCHGVHRNADWRFLHVAK
- the cooS gene encoding anaerobic carbon-monoxide dehydrogenase catalytic subunit; the encoded protein is MEGTRVSYHDSVRKMVERLRSDGITNLWDRYVSQGLGDNPDKRCPFCMAGVRCDLCSNGPCRADAAKDKRGVCGITADGMAMRMMALRNVMGASTYHYHTEQTVRTLKATALGKTPFSISEPSKLRTFATRLGINTNGSDAEVALRLCDFVQTDFQRPSHEPSLIVSQLAPRERQKVWKDLGIFPGGIYAEMLRVTSSCLTNVDGYFASLALKAMRMSIAMAYQSQIVNEYCQDILFGIPRPHRMRVDLGVLDPDYVNVVPNGHEPFIGFALVQAARKPEWQEKAKKAGARGIRVIASIETGQEMIQRWAMDDVFYGFTGNWIMQEPLLASGCIDLFACDMNCSLPVDPIYAEKYHFKLVPVSDLVAFEGVSDRIDYIPEEVEQQAERLLEMAIENFPERRRKVSPVTGLRMGEAVVGFSTESILDALGGSLDPLLGAIKEGSIRGVAGFVSCTTLRDTGQDVHSVRMARELIARDILVLSMGCGNAALQVAGLCLPEARELAGPGLKKVCEALGIPPVLSYGTCTDTGRCADLLFTVSEALGGVPIPDLPVVAVAPEYMEQKATIDAIFALAFGLYTYVNPVPPVTGAPNLVKLLTEDLREVTGGLLNVNPDPVQAAEALLGHIESNRKKLGI
- a CDS encoding flavodoxin family protein produces the protein MKILGISGSPRKEEQSGVYQTVKAVLDATGLDYELISLRGKKIGGCIACLKCAEDNVCKVKDDMEELREKIVEADAYVIGAPNYYSGINALTRAFLERWFQFRHREGNLLWGKRAVAVGIGGTSGVPPAEEIEMYMMYNFIKPVARVTGQGAASCYSCGFGHECKVGIPYMLYGDEAKNKVLQELAPDVRKDRELMNSARRAGELLARDLAECSREEVTREMQKLLFEKMKESV
- a CDS encoding ferredoxin; its protein translation is MSRRLYLDEDCCVGCGTCAELCPEVFEMDEENEKARLVKPEGGDEDCIEEAIASCPEECIGWEE